Proteins encoded in a region of the Triticum dicoccoides isolate Atlit2015 ecotype Zavitan chromosome 3A, WEW_v2.0, whole genome shotgun sequence genome:
- the LOC119268338 gene encoding replication protein A 70 kDa DNA-binding subunit C-like isoform X2 encodes MESSTALKSITSGQQNCRVFARLIRLWDAKIINPRYGDGLLSIDGILLDEDGNMAQMSVPKKYEKQFRGLLSEGSVYIISDIVAIDNKSKSYVYHHQNYMLQFKHDTKVHALHSRGANIPTVSFNFCPFDQLPRKAIDSKPLLDIIGVISDVSPYDYATPTSQNKLRKIKIRNLDEQTQEVVLWGKHGESFDEEAILKKSLEGIVIAIFAGITATSQKFTGTIQGSSSSATQVYLDLNIPEVQHYRSSYQWKFPTLQKNLPKVAHLSPLEAAGKLYTIEQISTLPTTSFQGGATFSTIAKVTSIIPSVKWYYKACKRCGKDYNNMSDTPTCACQFPVPCPMYKLPLTLTDSSTSLDAVAFNKVAEDLVERHVEQVSMNMKIDAVDQVLSLDKAIGKERLFYIGMNIDSTAKYPIKCPEKTFPVDNTKSVPLLTASKSAQDNLAPTSSVINAESPSAQQPEAPLNNTPPSDNRTPIITKESESSSEVKRRIDFDKDDANNSNSSKSTDSPLSKRQKQSENNKNAANNYEKTD; translated from the exons ATGGAGTCAAGTACAGCACTTAAAAGCATCACTTCAGGACAGCAAAACTGTAGGGTCTTTGCACGCCTGATAAGGCTTTGGGATGCTAAAATAATTAATCCCAGATATGGAGATGGCTTGCTAAGCATTGATGGCATTCTCTTAGATGAAGAT GGCAACATGGCACAGATGAGTGTgcccaaaaaatatgaaaaacagTTTCGTGGATTGCTATCAGAAGGATCTGTCTACATTATTTCAGATATTGTGGCTATTGATAACAAAAGCAAATCATATGTCTACCACCATCAGAACTACATGTTGCAATTCAAACATGACACAAAGGTCCATGCATTGCACTCAAGAGGAGCAAATATACCTACTGTTTCCTTCAACTTTTGTCCATTTGATCAGCTGCCAAGAAAAGCAATTGATTCAAAACCACTCCTAG ATATTATTGGAGTAATAAGTGATGTTAGTCCATACGATTATGCTACCCCAACATCTCAGAACAAACTTCGGAAGATAAAAATCCGAAACCTAGA TGAACAAACGCAAGAAGTAGTTCTATGGGGCAAACATGGAGAATCATTTGATGAAGAAGCAATACTTAAAAAATCTCTAGAAGGAATTGTGATAGCTATTTTTGCTGGTATAACTGCAACTTCACAGAAGTTTACAG GTACAATACAAGGATCTTCAAGTTCGGCAACACAGGTGTATCTTGACCTCAATATACCTGAAGTTCAACACTATCGCAGCAG CTACCAATGGAAATTTCCAACTCTACAAAAGAATCTCCCTAAAGTCGCACATCTATCTCCACTTGAAGCAGCAGGCAAGCTGTATACCATTGAACAAATATCTACCTTGCCAACCACATCTTTTCAG GGAGGAGCAACATTCAGTACTATTGCAAAGGTGACATCCATTATACCATCAGTCAAATGGTACTACAAAGCATGCAAGCGGTGTGGAAAAGATTACAACAACATGTCAGATACCCCAACATGCGCCTGCCAATTTCCTGTTCCATGCCCAAT GTATAAGCTCCCCCTTACACTAACAGATAGCTCAACAAGTTTAGATGCAGTTGCATTTAATAAAGTAGCTGAAGACTTGGTTGAGCGTCATGTTGAGCAAGTTTCTATGAACATGAAAATAGATGCTGTGGATCAGGTGCTTTCCCTGGATAAAGCCATTGGTAAAGAAAGGTTATTCTATATAGGAATGAATATTGATTCAACTGCCAAGTACCCTATAAAATGTCCTGAAAAAACTTTCCCCGTGGACAATACCAAATCGGTTCCTCTATTAACTGCTTCAAAG TCAGCACAAGATAACCTTGCACCAACTTCATCTGTCATAAATGCTGAGAG TCCAAGTGCACAGCAGCCAGAGGCCCCCTTGAACAATACACCTCCAAGTGATAACCGCACACCTATCATTACAAAGGAAAGTGAATCCAG TTCCGAAGTAAAAAGAAGGATTGATTTTGACAAGGATGATGCCAACAACTCTAACAG CTCAAAAAGCACAGATAGTCCTCTTTCGAAAAGGCAAAAGCAGAGTGAGA ACAATAAAAATGCAGCAAACAACTATGAAAAGACAGACTAA
- the LOC119268338 gene encoding replication protein A 70 kDa DNA-binding subunit C-like isoform X1 produces MESSTALKSITSGQQNCRVFARLIRLWDAKIINPRYGDGLLSIDGILLDEDGNMAQMSVPKKYEKQFRGLLSEGSVYIISDIVAIDNKSKSYVYHHQNYMLQFKHDTKVHALHSRGANIPTVSFNFCPFDQLPRKAIDSKPLLDIIGVISDVSPYDYATPTSQNKLRKIKIRNLDEQTQEVVLWGKHGESFDEEAILKKSLEGIVIAIFAGITATSQKFTGTIQGSSSSATQVYLDLNIPEVQHYRSSYQWKFPTLQKNLPKVAHLSPLEAAGKLYTIEQISTLPTTSFQGGATFSTIAKVTSIIPSVKWYYKACKRCGKDYNNMSDTPTCACQFPVPCPMYKLPLTLTDSSTSLDAVAFNKVAEDLVERHVEQVSMNMKIDAVDQVLSLDKAIGKERLFYIGMNIDSTAKYPIKCPEKTFPVDNTKSVPLLTASKLFQSAQDNLAPTSSVINAESPSAQQPEAPLNNTPPSDNRTPIITKESESSSEVKRRIDFDKDDANNSNSSKSTDSPLSKRQKQSENNKNAANNYEKTD; encoded by the exons ATGGAGTCAAGTACAGCACTTAAAAGCATCACTTCAGGACAGCAAAACTGTAGGGTCTTTGCACGCCTGATAAGGCTTTGGGATGCTAAAATAATTAATCCCAGATATGGAGATGGCTTGCTAAGCATTGATGGCATTCTCTTAGATGAAGAT GGCAACATGGCACAGATGAGTGTgcccaaaaaatatgaaaaacagTTTCGTGGATTGCTATCAGAAGGATCTGTCTACATTATTTCAGATATTGTGGCTATTGATAACAAAAGCAAATCATATGTCTACCACCATCAGAACTACATGTTGCAATTCAAACATGACACAAAGGTCCATGCATTGCACTCAAGAGGAGCAAATATACCTACTGTTTCCTTCAACTTTTGTCCATTTGATCAGCTGCCAAGAAAAGCAATTGATTCAAAACCACTCCTAG ATATTATTGGAGTAATAAGTGATGTTAGTCCATACGATTATGCTACCCCAACATCTCAGAACAAACTTCGGAAGATAAAAATCCGAAACCTAGA TGAACAAACGCAAGAAGTAGTTCTATGGGGCAAACATGGAGAATCATTTGATGAAGAAGCAATACTTAAAAAATCTCTAGAAGGAATTGTGATAGCTATTTTTGCTGGTATAACTGCAACTTCACAGAAGTTTACAG GTACAATACAAGGATCTTCAAGTTCGGCAACACAGGTGTATCTTGACCTCAATATACCTGAAGTTCAACACTATCGCAGCAG CTACCAATGGAAATTTCCAACTCTACAAAAGAATCTCCCTAAAGTCGCACATCTATCTCCACTTGAAGCAGCAGGCAAGCTGTATACCATTGAACAAATATCTACCTTGCCAACCACATCTTTTCAG GGAGGAGCAACATTCAGTACTATTGCAAAGGTGACATCCATTATACCATCAGTCAAATGGTACTACAAAGCATGCAAGCGGTGTGGAAAAGATTACAACAACATGTCAGATACCCCAACATGCGCCTGCCAATTTCCTGTTCCATGCCCAAT GTATAAGCTCCCCCTTACACTAACAGATAGCTCAACAAGTTTAGATGCAGTTGCATTTAATAAAGTAGCTGAAGACTTGGTTGAGCGTCATGTTGAGCAAGTTTCTATGAACATGAAAATAGATGCTGTGGATCAGGTGCTTTCCCTGGATAAAGCCATTGGTAAAGAAAGGTTATTCTATATAGGAATGAATATTGATTCAACTGCCAAGTACCCTATAAAATGTCCTGAAAAAACTTTCCCCGTGGACAATACCAAATCGGTTCCTCTATTAACTGCTTCAAAG CTTTTTCAGTCAGCACAAGATAACCTTGCACCAACTTCATCTGTCATAAATGCTGAGAG TCCAAGTGCACAGCAGCCAGAGGCCCCCTTGAACAATACACCTCCAAGTGATAACCGCACACCTATCATTACAAAGGAAAGTGAATCCAG TTCCGAAGTAAAAAGAAGGATTGATTTTGACAAGGATGATGCCAACAACTCTAACAG CTCAAAAAGCACAGATAGTCCTCTTTCGAAAAGGCAAAAGCAGAGTGAGA ACAATAAAAATGCAGCAAACAACTATGAAAAGACAGACTAA